A single region of the Pirellulaceae bacterium genome encodes:
- a CDS encoding ABC transporter substrate-binding protein: MKLVFALVVNCESRGLLATCRVGLRRLIAMLLMTIFTGHLAAQEAKLFEQEPFDVVTLNAQNQGRVLKIFPLALPGRRIPTNPNPNATLRIRMLNNPDEEFDLAWRGVEKIELFEDRVLLEARQLTKAGRFDDAFEQLGFLQNKYPKTRGLETSVDQLLFAEASALYRERRFDRAILLLNEIYQRNPSRRGLTTALTRVSKSLFTLRMKAGDYRDARRIVTLAEEQYGNALGSSISEWKQQLQAVAAKFLRTAKQQLDDGDLRSAYMSSRKAFQIWPETPGVRQMVVETSEKYPLLSVAVSQRYAVSDVSPMFNWATRRATRLQYRRLFELVTVGPDGAEYNCPVGKAEVPDDGRSFAVQLMSEGDSTASFIGMVVARRLLQMADPATAVYDPSWSMVLAELNLKNVDDLQVELRRPVLRVQALLDTADISGEVESLRQAWQPYALNDSGHDTPTVNFLSNERYVLAGSLQPREIVERQFDNPQQAVQALRQGEVDLVARVFPADVTQLSRDKSIVVQPYRIPSMHILAPNQDRPHAGNRIFRRAIAYAIDRQKILDRDLLGGFELSGCQLVSGPFPSGIGNDDPLAYAYDARIEPLPYDPRHARTLVQLAQIGLDASAAKAKKEKPVLNELVLVHPPNEIARIACNEIVADLSILKISCRLRVLEPGVSRPDDDDWDFLYVDYVMGEPLVDARRLLASDGFARCASPHLNLALRQLDQVDSWREAGSRLRAIHQVCSDDMSVIPLWQLGDRLARRKLVDGLLEQPIGTYQGIEAWRLSAEQ, encoded by the coding sequence GTGAAATTGGTTTTTGCCTTAGTGGTTAATTGCGAGTCGCGAGGGTTGCTGGCAACCTGCCGTGTCGGGTTGCGCCGTTTGATCGCGATGCTGCTGATGACGATTTTTACGGGTCACCTCGCCGCTCAGGAAGCGAAGCTGTTTGAGCAGGAACCGTTTGATGTGGTGACCCTGAATGCTCAAAACCAGGGCCGAGTGCTGAAAATATTTCCGCTTGCTTTGCCGGGCCGACGGATTCCGACAAATCCCAATCCCAACGCCACTCTGCGAATTCGGATGTTGAATAATCCAGATGAAGAATTTGATCTGGCTTGGCGTGGCGTCGAGAAAATTGAGCTGTTTGAAGATCGGGTGCTCCTGGAAGCCCGCCAGCTCACCAAGGCGGGACGCTTTGACGATGCTTTCGAACAGCTGGGCTTCCTGCAAAATAAGTATCCCAAAACCCGCGGTTTGGAAACCTCGGTTGACCAATTGCTATTTGCCGAAGCGTCGGCGCTGTACCGCGAACGGCGATTTGATCGAGCGATTCTACTGCTGAACGAAATTTACCAGCGCAACCCCAGTCGACGCGGATTGACCACTGCGCTGACTCGCGTCAGTAAATCGCTGTTTACACTTCGGATGAAAGCAGGAGACTATCGAGACGCGCGTCGCATTGTCACTCTTGCGGAAGAGCAATACGGTAACGCACTTGGCTCGAGTATCTCTGAATGGAAACAACAGTTGCAAGCGGTCGCTGCCAAATTTTTGCGGACAGCTAAACAGCAGCTGGATGATGGTGATCTACGCTCCGCTTACATGAGCAGTCGGAAGGCATTTCAGATCTGGCCAGAAACGCCAGGTGTGCGCCAAATGGTTGTGGAGACTTCGGAGAAGTATCCGTTGCTCTCCGTGGCAGTGAGCCAACGCTACGCTGTCTCGGACGTCAGCCCCATGTTTAATTGGGCGACTCGACGGGCGACTCGCTTGCAGTATCGCCGTTTATTTGAATTGGTGACGGTGGGGCCCGACGGCGCCGAATACAACTGCCCGGTGGGCAAAGCCGAAGTACCCGACGACGGACGTTCGTTCGCAGTTCAGTTGATGTCGGAGGGTGACTCGACGGCCTCTTTTATTGGGATGGTCGTGGCTCGTCGGTTGCTGCAAATGGCCGATCCGGCGACAGCCGTTTACGATCCATCTTGGTCGATGGTGTTGGCGGAATTGAATTTAAAGAACGTGGACGATTTGCAGGTCGAGTTGCGACGGCCGGTGCTACGCGTACAGGCATTGTTGGACACGGCCGACATCAGCGGAGAAGTGGAATCACTCAGACAGGCTTGGCAACCCTATGCGTTGAATGATTCTGGTCATGATACCCCAACGGTCAATTTCTTGTCGAACGAACGCTACGTGCTGGCCGGTTCCTTGCAGCCTCGCGAGATTGTCGAGCGGCAGTTCGATAATCCGCAGCAGGCCGTACAGGCCTTGCGTCAGGGGGAAGTGGACCTGGTGGCGCGAGTTTTTCCCGCTGATGTGACTCAGCTAAGTCGTGACAAATCGATCGTCGTGCAACCGTATCGCATCCCGTCCATGCATATCTTGGCTCCCAATCAAGATCGCCCTCATGCGGGAAATCGGATCTTTCGCAGAGCGATTGCCTATGCGATTGATCGTCAGAAAATTCTCGATCGGGATCTGCTTGGAGGGTTCGAACTGTCCGGGTGTCAACTCGTCAGCGGCCCCTTTCCAAGTGGGATTGGAAACGATGATCCTCTCGCATATGCCTATGACGCTCGCATCGAGCCGTTGCCTTATGATCCCCGCCATGCTCGAACACTCGTCCAATTGGCGCAGATCGGTCTGGACGCATCCGCTGCAAAGGCGAAAAAGGAGAAGCCCGTACTCAACGAGCTCGTCTTGGTTCACCCACCGAACGAAATCGCCAGAATCGCCTGCAATGAAATCGTCGCCGATCTGAGCATCCTGAAGATATCCTGTCGATTGCGAGTGTTGGAACCTGGCGTCAGTCGGCCTGACGACGACGATTGGGACTTTCTCTATGTCGATTATGTGATGGGTGAGCCTTTGGTAGATGCTCGTCGCTTGTTGGCCTCGGATGGGTTTGCCCGTTGCGCGAGCCCGCACTTGAATTTGGCGTTGCGACAACTGGACCAGGTGGACAGTTGGCGTGAAGCCGGCAGCCGTTTGCGTGCGATCCACCAGGTCTGTTCCGACGACATGTCAGTGATCCCACTCTGGCAGCTTGGCGATCGTTTGGCACGTCGGAAATTGGTCGACGGACTGTTGGAACAACCGATTGGCACTTATCAGGGCATCGAAGCATGGAGGCTCAGCGCGGAACAATGA